One Mycolicibacterium sarraceniae genomic window carries:
- a CDS encoding carboxyl transferase domain-containing protein has translation MSRIGAAELRDAALDPGSFRSWDHAPLLVEANAAYARELEQARAATGFDEAVLTGEGTVFGRRVAVVACEFDFLAGSIGVAAAERITSAVERATAEKLPLLASPSSGGTRMQEGTVAFLQMVKIAAAVTQHKRAHLPYLVYLRHPTTGGVFASWGSLGHITAAQPGALIGFLGPRVYEHLYGEPFPPGVQTAENLLRHGVIDAVVGVEALRGMLDRALTVITDAPTAPPAAVPDAPVPDIPAWDSVIASRRPDRPGVSWLLREAATDRVLLSGTHGEAASTVLALARFGGQPAVVVGQRRVVGGVVGPVALREARRGMALAASLHLPLVLVIDTAGPALSKEAEEDGLAGEIARCLADLVTLDTPTVSVLLGQGSGGPALAMVPADRVLAAQHGWLAPLPPEGASAIVFRDTAHAPELAAAQGIRSVDLLRNGIVDAIVPEYPDAADEPVEFARRMSDAIAREIHGLRAKPSESRYAARLRRYRRIGLPG, from the coding sequence ATGAGTCGGATCGGGGCTGCCGAGCTGCGCGACGCCGCGCTGGACCCTGGGTCGTTCCGAAGCTGGGATCACGCACCTTTGCTCGTCGAGGCCAACGCGGCGTACGCCCGCGAGCTGGAGCAGGCCCGCGCCGCCACCGGGTTCGACGAGGCGGTGCTGACCGGTGAAGGCACTGTGTTCGGTCGCCGGGTAGCCGTGGTCGCGTGCGAGTTCGACTTCCTCGCCGGGTCGATCGGGGTGGCCGCCGCCGAACGCATTACCTCTGCTGTCGAGCGCGCGACCGCCGAGAAACTGCCGCTGCTGGCGTCGCCGAGCTCGGGTGGCACCCGCATGCAGGAGGGGACGGTCGCGTTCCTGCAGATGGTGAAGATCGCCGCCGCGGTCACCCAACACAAGCGGGCGCACCTGCCGTATCTGGTGTACCTGCGGCATCCGACGACGGGCGGGGTCTTCGCGTCATGGGGTTCGCTGGGGCACATCACCGCGGCACAGCCCGGCGCGCTGATCGGTTTCCTCGGGCCGCGGGTGTACGAGCACCTCTACGGCGAACCGTTCCCGCCCGGAGTGCAGACCGCGGAGAACCTGCTGCGGCACGGCGTAATTGACGCGGTGGTTGGCGTTGAGGCGCTGCGGGGGATGCTAGATCGCGCGCTGACCGTCATCACCGATGCACCGACCGCGCCGCCTGCGGCCGTCCCCGACGCGCCGGTGCCCGACATACCGGCGTGGGATTCCGTGATCGCCTCGCGGCGCCCGGACCGGCCTGGGGTGAGCTGGCTGCTGCGGGAGGCGGCCACCGATCGCGTGCTGCTGTCCGGCACGCACGGCGAGGCGGCGAGCACCGTGCTCGCGCTGGCCCGCTTCGGCGGCCAGCCTGCCGTCGTCGTCGGTCAGCGACGCGTGGTCGGCGGAGTGGTAGGCCCGGTCGCCCTGCGCGAGGCGCGGCGCGGGATGGCACTGGCCGCGAGCCTGCACCTGCCGCTGGTGCTGGTCATCGACACCGCGGGACCCGCGCTGTCGAAGGAGGCCGAGGAAGACGGGTTGGCCGGCGAGATCGCCCGCTGCCTGGCCGATCTGGTCACGCTGGATACCCCGACGGTGTCGGTGCTGCTGGGTCAGGGCAGCGGCGGGCCCGCGCTGGCGATGGTCCCGGCCGACCGGGTGCTGGCCGCCCAGCATGGCTGGCTGGCCCCGCTGCCGCCGGAAGGCGCCAGCGCCATCGTCTTCCGCGATACCGCACATGCCCCGGAACTGGCTGCAGCACAAGGAATTCGGTCGGTAGATTTGCTGCGCAACGGTATCGTCGATGCGATCGTGCCCGAATATCCCGATGCCGCCGATGAGCCTGTCGAGTTCGCGCGCCGGATGTCCGATGCGATCGCCCGCGAGATTCACGGCCTGCGGGCGAAGCCGTCGGAATCGCGTTATGCCGCCCGCCTGCGGCGGTATCGGCGGATCGGCCTGCCGGGTTAG
- a CDS encoding NrtR DNA-binding winged helix domain-containing protein has protein sequence MHRVHQAIAGRPLQRDGFRRLMKPLLRPTGHLVTRTGGRPAELFRRLA, from the coding sequence CTGCACCGGGTCCACCAAGCGATCGCCGGCCGTCCGCTTCAGCGCGACGGGTTCCGCCGGCTGATGAAACCCCTGCTGCGCCCCACCGGGCACCTCGTCACGCGTACCGGCGGGCGGCCCGCGGAGCTGTTCCGGCGGCTGGCCTGA
- a CDS encoding NUDIX domain-containing protein: protein MDTALLTLDPADPELMVLQVRRADAPGWGLPGTFLRPGERLADAVERSLQTKADVRGVRPRQLHVYDDPARDSRGWGMSAIAMPSNPTPATCSGGSSPSVSCTGSTKRSPAVRFSATGSAG from the coding sequence GTGGATACCGCACTGCTGACCCTCGATCCGGCCGACCCGGAGTTGATGGTTCTGCAGGTGCGTCGCGCCGACGCTCCCGGCTGGGGGCTACCGGGCACCTTCCTGCGCCCCGGCGAGCGGCTTGCCGATGCGGTCGAACGCTCACTGCAGACCAAAGCCGATGTGCGCGGAGTGCGCCCGCGCCAGCTGCATGTGTACGACGACCCGGCGCGCGACAGCCGCGGGTGGGGCATGTCCGCGATCGCTATGCCGAGCAACCCGACCCCGGCCACCTGCTCGGGCGGCAGTTCACCCTCGGTGAGCTGCACCGGGTCCACCAAGCGATCGCCGGCCGTCCGCTTCAGCGCGACGGGTTCCGCCGGCTGA